The following proteins come from a genomic window of Mycobacterium sp. DL:
- the mmsB gene encoding multiple monosaccharide ABC transporter permease → MTASPTVSTPADAPAPPPSDSPVARLRTALQGNFRQYGMVVALLLIVLLFQVLTDGILLKPLNVTNIVQQNGYILILAIGMVIVIISGHIDLSVGSIAGFVGAMSAVLMITHDMPWPVAVVLCLLLGALIGAWQGFWIAYVGIPSFIVTLAGMLVFRGATQYLLEGQSIAPFPSSFGQVSSGFLPEIGGSSLYHWPTMILGAVVTIAALWQQVRQRRTQSHYGFDVLPVGWFAAKCAAIVVALAAFTLLLASYRGVPVVGIVLVVAFVIYAFVMRSTVFGRQVYAVGGNVAAARLSGVKTKRVTFLVFVNMGLLSALAGLLFAARLNSATPQAGIGMELEAIAAAFIGGASANGGVGTVFGAIIGGFVLGVLNNGMSLIGIGSDVQQVIKGLVLLAAVGFDVYNKKKGGS, encoded by the coding sequence ATGACCGCCTCTCCCACGGTGAGCACACCGGCCGACGCACCGGCGCCGCCGCCATCGGATTCGCCCGTCGCACGACTGCGAACGGCGCTGCAGGGCAACTTCCGGCAGTACGGCATGGTCGTCGCGCTGCTCCTGATCGTGCTGCTCTTCCAGGTTCTGACCGACGGCATTCTGCTCAAGCCGCTCAACGTCACCAACATCGTTCAGCAGAACGGCTACATTCTGATCCTCGCGATCGGAATGGTCATCGTGATCATCTCGGGACACATCGATCTGTCGGTGGGATCCATCGCCGGATTCGTCGGCGCCATGTCGGCGGTGTTGATGATCACCCACGACATGCCCTGGCCCGTCGCCGTGGTGCTCTGCCTGCTTCTGGGTGCACTGATCGGCGCGTGGCAGGGTTTCTGGATCGCCTACGTCGGCATTCCGTCGTTCATCGTGACGCTGGCCGGGATGCTGGTGTTCCGCGGGGCAACCCAGTACCTGTTGGAGGGGCAGTCGATCGCGCCCTTCCCGAGTAGTTTCGGTCAGGTCAGCAGCGGGTTCCTTCCCGAGATCGGCGGCAGCAGCCTCTACCACTGGCCGACCATGATCCTCGGTGCGGTTGTCACGATCGCGGCTCTGTGGCAACAGGTTCGACAGCGAAGGACGCAGTCACACTACGGATTCGACGTCCTGCCGGTGGGTTGGTTCGCCGCGAAGTGCGCGGCGATCGTCGTGGCGCTCGCCGCATTCACCCTCCTTCTCGCCAGCTATCGAGGGGTGCCGGTCGTCGGCATCGTCCTGGTGGTCGCGTTCGTCATCTACGCCTTCGTCATGCGCTCGACCGTGTTCGGGCGGCAGGTCTACGCGGTCGGCGGCAACGTGGCAGCCGCGAGGCTGTCCGGTGTGAAGACCAAGCGGGTGACGTTCCTGGTTTTTGTGAACATGGGTCTGCTCTCCGCGCTGGCCGGACTGCTGTTCGCCGCGCGACTGAATTCCGCCACTCCGCAGGCGGGTATCGGGATGGAGTTGGAGGCGATCGCCGCCGCGTTCATCGGCGGCGCGTCGGCCAACGGTGGCGTCGGGACGGTGTTCGGGGCCATCATCGGCGGTTTTGTCCTCGGTGTGCTGAACAACGGAATGTCGCTGATCGGTATCGGCAGCGACGTGCAGCAGGTGATCAAAGGACTGGTCCTGCTGGCCGCGGTCGGATTCGACGTCTACAACAAGAAGAAGGGCGGATCCTGA